In bacterium, the genomic window TGAGGGTGACCCTCCCGCTCGCGCGGCGTGGCATCGCGGCCGGCGCGATCCTGGCGTTCGCGCGGGCCATGGGGGAGTTCGGCGCGACCCTCATGCTCGCGGGGAATATCCCGGGACGCACGAGCACCATGCCGCTGGCGATCTACGGCGCGGTTGCGGGCGGCGAATGGGGCCATGCCCACGCGCTCGTGGCGCTCTTCACGGGGATCTCGGCGCTGGCGCTCTTCGGGGCCAACTGGCTGGTGCGGGGCGCAGCGTGAGCGGCCTCACCGTTTCGCTGCGGGCGCGCCTCGACGGCTTCGCGCTGGCCGTCGACTGGTCGATCGGCGACGAACTGGCGGTGCTCTTTGGGCCGTCCGGCTCCGGCAAGTCGCTGACGCTGCGGATGATCGCGGGCCTTGCCCGGCCGGAGGCAGGGCGGATTGCCGCCGGGGGGCGCGTCCTCTTGGACACCGCAACCGGCGTGGATCTGCGGCCGCAGGAGCGCTCCGTGGGCTTCGTCTTCCAGGATCTCGCCCTCTTCCCGCACATGAGCGTGCTGGAGAACGTCCAGTACGGTGGCCACGGCCTGCCGGCCGCGGAGCGCGTCGAAAGAGCAGGCGCTCTGATCGGTCGCTTCGGCCTCGCCGGTCTCGAGCGCAGGCGCCCCGCGGAGATCTCAGGCGGCCAGCGCCAGCGGGTGGCGCTCGCCCGCGCGCTGGTGCGCCGCCCGCAGCTGCTCCTGCTCGATGAGCCGTTCTCGGCGCTCGACCTTGCCCTCCGGCGCGACCTTGGCACGCTGTTGCGGATGGTCCAGCGGCGCGAGGGCGTGCCCACGGTCCTCGTGACCCACGACCCGGCTGAGGCCCGGGCGCTGGCCGACCGGATCATCCCCTACGAGCGAGGCCGCGCCGTGCACTCCGGGACGGCTCGGGCACCGGCCGCCTGAGCGCCGCGCGGGCTGCCGCTCGCCCTGGTGCTCTTCATGACGCCCGGGCTGGCCTTCTCCTCCGGGGGGCTGGTGCGTCGGAAGACATCCTCTCCGTCCTCATGCAGTACTTCATCCTCGTCTGGGTCGTCGGCGTCCAGTGGGCCCTCTTCGGCTACAGCCTGTCGTTCGGCCCCGACGTGAGGAGCCTGATCGGCGGCCTCGACTGGTTCGGGCTCAAGGGCGTGAGGCTCGAGCCCTTCAAGGACTACGCGGCCACGGTGCCGCGCCAGGCCTTCATGGTCTTCCCGATGATGTTCGCCGCCCGACGGTGCTCGGCGTCATCACCGGCGCGGTCGCCGGGCTGGTCGCGATCGCTCCGGCCTCCGGTCTCGTGAATCCCGTCGGCGCGATCTGGATCGGCATCGGCGCCGCCGGTCTCTGCTACCTGTCGGCGGTGGTGATGGTCCGCGCTCTACGGCACCGTCACCCGGGGCTTCAAGCCGATCTTCGCGGCCCGCCGGGCGAACCGCCGGTCATCGAAGGAGGCCATGGAATCACATTCCCGATAGCTGGCATGGTGCAGGGCGTCCGCGAAGTCCAGGCCTGCCGCGCAGTGCGAGAGGGCGAGAGCCACCGTTTCACGATCCTCGACGGTCACGTGCGGCAAAGACAGCAGATGACGCAGGACCTTCAGGATGTCCTTCGCCGGCAGCTCGTAGTAGCCGCGCATGACAAACTCGAATTCCAGCACGACGGTCTTGGCGACCAACAGCGGCTCGCCGGCGTCGACGAGGCGAGCGGCCGCCTGGTGCTGTCGGGCAGCCTCGGCATCCGACTCGTCCGCGACGTAATAGCGGGCGAGGACGTTCGTGTCGAGCCCGATCATGGCTTGAGCAGGCTCGCGGGATCGAAGTCGGCCGGGACCGTCCGTCGCCTGCTCCTGACCATGGCGAAGCCGCTCCTCGACTCTTCCACCGGCGCGCCCTTCACGCGGAATTCCGCGTGGTCGCCCACGACCGAAAACTCGATCCGCGAGCCCTGACGGATTCCCAGCCGCTGCCGGAGCGCCTTCGGGATCGTCACCTGCCCCTTGCTCGTCACCAGTGTCGTTTCCATGGTCTTCTCCCCACCGCAGCTGCCGGTGTCGTGACAAGTAATACTTGGTAAGAATATCACTCCACGCCTGCCGCGCGCAATGACCGCTCTTCCGGCCGGTAACGTTGCAGCAACGTCCGCGGCGATGGAATTCGTACCGTCCGCCCATCCTTTTCCTGAAGATCAGACCGATCGGTCGCGCGCAGCGGACAGTTCGGCGAAGCGCCCGGGTCTCCTTTTTCTAAATGGCTCGCAATATCAAGTTGTTCGGCCAAGCCTCGCATCGGGTACGCATCTTGCGAACAAGGTACGGCATGCAGCGCAAATCCAACGAATGCGTAGGAACACTACCTCGGGAGGCCGCATGAGACTCCGTTTCTTCAAGGTCCCGCTCTTCTTCCTGGTGCTCTTCCTGCTGTCCGTCGTGCTCGCGACGGTCGTCGCGGCCGCCGAGGCTGCGCCGCCCCCGGCCGTCGACGCCGGCGACACGGCCTGGGTGCTCATCTCTGCGGCGCTCGTCCTCTTCATGACGCCGGGGCTGGCGTTCTTCTACGGGGGACTGGTGCGGCGCAAGAACATCCTGTCGATCCTCATGCAGTGCTTCATCCTCGTCTGCATCGTCAGCGTCCAGTGGGCGCTCTTCGGCTACAGCCTCGCCTTCGGCCCCGACGTCGGCGGCTGGATCGGCAGCCTGGGCTGGTTCGGCCTCAAGGGCGTCGGGCTCGATCCGCACCCCGGCTACGCCGCGACGATCCCGCACCAGGTCTTCATGGTCTTCCAGATGATGTTCGCGATCATCACGCCCGCGCTGATCCTCGGCGCCTTCGCCGAGCGCATGAAGTTCTCCGCCTTCTGTGTCTTCTCGCTGCTCTGGGCGACGCTCGTCTACGACCCCGTCTGCCACTGGGTCTGGGGGATCGGCGGCTTCCTGCGCGAGGCCGGGACGCTGGACTTTGCGGGGGGAATCGTCGTGCACGTCAACGCCGGCATGGCGGCGCTCGTGACAGCGCTCGTTCTCGGCAAGCGGATGGGGTATCCGGAGAACGTGGCGCCGCCGCACAATCTCCCCTTCGCGGTCCTCGGGACCGGGATCCTCTGGTTCGGCTGGTTCGGCTTCAACGCCGGCAGCGCGCTGGGCGCGGGCAGGGTCGCCGGCGCCGCCTTCCTGGCAACCCACCTCGCCGGCGCGGCAGCGGGCCTGACGTGGGCGCTCATCGAGTGGGTCGTCAACGAGCGTCCGACGATGCTCGGCCTCATCACCGGGGCGGTGGCCGGCCTGGCGGCGGTCACCCCGGCGGCGGGGTTCGTCCGGCCCCTCGGGGCCGTCTGGATCGGCATCGGCGCGGCGGCCGTCTGCTACGCCACGGCCGTGGTCATGAAGACGCGCCTCGGCTACGACGACACGCTCGACGCCTTCGGCGTGCACGGGGTCGGCGGCGTCTGGGGCACGCTCGCGGCGGGGCTCTTCGCGACGAAGGCCGTGAATCCGGCGGGAGCGGACGGGCTGTTCTACGGCAACCCGGCGCAGTTCTTCGTGCAGCTCAAGGCGGTGGCGCTCACCGCCGCCTGGTCGCTCGCCGCGACCTGGGTCCTGCTCAAGGCGGTGGACGCGGTCATGGGCCTGCGCGCCTCCGAGCACGAGGAGCGCGTCGGGCTCGACCTCACCGGGCACCGGGAGTCGGCATACACGCTCCTGGACTGAAAGGGCGGGCGGCGCGGGGCGGCGCTCGGCCCCTTCAGCCGAGCGCCACCCGCAGCGCGTTCCTCAACGTCTCGAGCGTGTAGGGTTTCTGGACGAAGCCCGCAAGGCCCCTGCCGGAGAACCGCCCCGCGATCTCCATCTCGTTGTACCCGCTCGAGACGACCACCCGCGCCTGCGGGTCGAGCGCGCGCAGCTCGCGGAAGGCCTGCTCGCCGTCCATCTGCGGCATCGTCAGATCGAGGAGCACGAGATCGGCGGGCCGCTCCCGGTAGCGTTCCAGCGCCTCGCACCCGTCCCGGGCGATCATGACCTCGAAGCCCAGCTCGCGGAGCATCTCCGTCCCGACGGCGCGCACGCTCTCCTCGTCGTCGACGAGCAGGGCGAGCCCGCGGCCGCGCCAGCCGTCTTCCCCCTGCGGGGCGGCGAGCAGCTCGGGCTGGCTGGCGCTGGCCGGGAGGAAGACCTTGAATGTCGTGCCCTTCGCCGGCTCGCTGTAGACCTTGATCGCGCCGCGGTGCCCGCGCACGATCCCGAGGACGGCGGCCATGCCGAGCCCGCGGCCGGTGAACTTCGTGGTGAAGAAGGGGTCGAAGATCCGCGCGACCGTTCCGCGGTCCATCCCGCAGCCGGTGTCGGCGACCTCGAGCGTGACGTAGAGGCCCTCGGGGAGTTCCTCGTCGACCCGCAGCTCGCGCAGGTACTCGCGGTTGCAGCGCAGGCAGCCGGTGCTGACGGCGATCACGCCGCTTCTCTCGCCGATCGCCTCCGAGGCGTTGATGACGAGGTTCATCAGGACCTGGCGGATCTGCGTCCGGTCGACGTCCACCGCCGGGAGGGGGCGCGCGGGCCGCAGGCGCAGCACCGCCTTCTTGGAGATCGAGACGCGCAGCATCTGCTCCATCTCCTCGACGAGCCGGTTGAGGTCCGTGGCCTCGGCCGTGAACGTGCCCTTGCCGGAGTAGGCGAGCATCTGCCGGGCGAGGTCCGCGGCCCGGCCCGCGGCGAGCTCGATCTGCCGCAGGTTCTCGGCGACGGGCGACTCCGGCGCCACGCGCAGCCGCGCCAGCCCCGCGTTGCCAAGCACCGACATGAGGATGTTGTTGAAGTCGTGGGCGATCCCCCCGGCGAGCACGCCGAGGCTCTCGAGCTTCTGCGCGTGCAGGACCTGCTGCTCGAGCTGGCGGCGCTGCTCGTCCGCCCGGCGCCGCTCGGTGATGTCCTGGATGGTGCCGAACATTCGGACGACGCGCCCGCCCTCGTCGCACTCGATGCGGCCGAGCCCGTGGACCCAGCGCACCTGCCCGTCGGCGGCGCGCTGGACGCGGTACTCGCGGTCGAACGGAACCCGGGCGCCGACGACCTGCTCCACGAGGTACGCGCGCATCGCCTCCCGGTCGTCGGGCTGGACGATGCGCAGCCAGCCGTCCATGTCCCTCGGGTCGGCGGCGCCGATGCCGAAGATCTCGTCGAGCATCGGCGAGCTGGTCCAGCGGTCGCCGGCCACGTCGTAGTCGTAGTGGCCGATCCGCGCGACCCGCTGTGACTCGGCGAGGCGCGCCTCGCTGTCGCGCAGCGCGCGCTCGGCCCGCGCGCGGTCGAGGCTCTTCCAGACCCCGTCCATCAGCAGGCGCAGCTGCAGGGCATCCCGCCCGGTGTAGTCCGACTCCCGGTTGGCCACGCCGACGACGGCGATGATGGACTCGCCGCGGAGCACGGGGACCGTGAGGTACCTGCGCAGGGCGACGTGTCCCTCGGGATAGCCCTTCTTCAGCGGGTGCTCCGCCTCGAAGTCGTTGATCAGTATCGGCCGGCGCTGGCGCACCGCCTCGCCCCAGATGCCGGTCCGGTCGAGCTCGTAGCAGGTCTTCGGCGAGGCGACGGCGCAGTCCGCCATGACGTCGCGCGACCAGGAGTTCAGGGTGAACACCCGCTTCCCCTCGTCGTAGCGATAGATGTAGCCGTACCGGCTGCCCGTGAGGGCGAGCGCCTCGTGGAGCGCGTGGTCCAGGAACGCCTGCTCGCTCTCCACGGGCTGCTGCGAAATGCGGTAGAGGCTCGCCAGGCGCGCCTCCTCCATGCGTTGCTCCTCCTCCAGGACCATCCCCAGGCCGCGCGCGGATGGCCGCGCCATTCTTACCTACCAGCTCCCCCGCGAAAGTCAAACGCCGCTTGCCCGGGCGCGGCTGGCACCCGCGCCCTTCAACTGAAGAGTCTGAGCACCGTCCGCACGAAGGCGTGGACGCCGGCCGCGGCGTCCGCCAGCGGGGGGAGCGAA contains:
- a CDS encoding ATP-binding cassette domain-containing protein; this encodes MSGLTVSLRARLDGFALAVDWSIGDELAVLFGPSGSGKSLTLRMIAGLARPEAGRIAAGGRVLLDTATGVDLRPQERSVGFVFQDLALFPHMSVLENVQYGGHGLPAAERVERAGALIGRFGLAGLERRRPAEISGGQRQRVALARALVRRPQLLLLDEPFSALDLALRRDLGTLLRMVQRREGVPTVLVTHDPAEARALADRIIPYERGRAVHSGTARAPAA
- a CDS encoding type II toxin-antitoxin system VapC family toxin, which gives rise to MIGLDTNVLARYYVADESDAEAARQHQAAARLVDAGEPLLVAKTVVLEFEFVMRGYYELPAKDILKVLRHLLSLPHVTVEDRETVALALSHCAAGLDFADALHHASYRECDSMASFDDRRFARRAAKIGLKPRVTVP
- a CDS encoding AbrB/MazE/SpoVT family DNA-binding domain-containing protein encodes the protein METTLVTSKGQVTIPKALRQRLGIRQGSRIEFSVVGDHAEFRVKGAPVEESRSGFAMVRSRRRTVPADFDPASLLKP
- a CDS encoding ammonium transporter — its product is MRLRFFKVPLFFLVLFLLSVVLATVVAAAEAAPPPAVDAGDTAWVLISAALVLFMTPGLAFFYGGLVRRKNILSILMQCFILVCIVSVQWALFGYSLAFGPDVGGWIGSLGWFGLKGVGLDPHPGYAATIPHQVFMVFQMMFAIITPALILGAFAERMKFSAFCVFSLLWATLVYDPVCHWVWGIGGFLREAGTLDFAGGIVVHVNAGMAALVTALVLGKRMGYPENVAPPHNLPFAVLGTGILWFGWFGFNAGSALGAGRVAGAAFLATHLAGAAAGLTWALIEWVVNERPTMLGLITGAVAGLAAVTPAAGFVRPLGAVWIGIGAAAVCYATAVVMKTRLGYDDTLDAFGVHGVGGVWGTLAAGLFATKAVNPAGADGLFYGNPAQFFVQLKAVALTAAWSLAATWVLLKAVDAVMGLRASEHEERVGLDLTGHRESAYTLLD
- a CDS encoding GAF domain-containing protein, with the protein product MARPSARGLGMVLEEEQRMEEARLASLYRISQQPVESEQAFLDHALHEALALTGSRYGYIYRYDEGKRVFTLNSWSRDVMADCAVASPKTCYELDRTGIWGEAVRQRRPILINDFEAEHPLKKGYPEGHVALRRYLTVPVLRGESIIAVVGVANRESDYTGRDALQLRLLMDGVWKSLDRARAERALRDSEARLAESQRVARIGHYDYDVAGDRWTSSPMLDEIFGIGAADPRDMDGWLRIVQPDDREAMRAYLVEQVVGARVPFDREYRVQRAADGQVRWVHGLGRIECDEGGRVVRMFGTIQDITERRRADEQRRQLEQQVLHAQKLESLGVLAGGIAHDFNNILMSVLGNAGLARLRVAPESPVAENLRQIELAAGRAADLARQMLAYSGKGTFTAEATDLNRLVEEMEQMLRVSISKKAVLRLRPARPLPAVDVDRTQIRQVLMNLVINASEAIGERSGVIAVSTGCLRCNREYLRELRVDEELPEGLYVTLEVADTGCGMDRGTVARIFDPFFTTKFTGRGLGMAAVLGIVRGHRGAIKVYSEPAKGTTFKVFLPASASQPELLAAPQGEDGWRGRGLALLVDDEESVRAVGTEMLRELGFEVMIARDGCEALERYRERPADLVLLDLTMPQMDGEQAFRELRALDPQARVVVSSGYNEMEIAGRFSGRGLAGFVQKPYTLETLRNALRVALG